One Phocoena phocoena chromosome 5, mPhoPho1.1, whole genome shotgun sequence genomic region harbors:
- the CXCL8 gene encoding interleukin-8 gives MTSKLVIALLAAFLLSAPLCKAAVLSRMSSELRCQCINTHSTPFHPKFIRELRVIESGPHCENSEIIVKLVNGKEICLNPKEKWVQKVVQIFLKRAEKKDP, from the exons ATGACTTCCAAGCTGGTTATTGCTCTCTTGGCAGCCTTCCTGCTTTCTGCACCTCTGTGTAAAG ctGCAGTTCTATCAAGAATGAGCTCAGAACTTCGATGCCAATGCATAAATACACACTCCACACCTTTCCACCCCAAATTTATCAGAGAATTGCGAGTGATTGAGAGTGGACCACACTGTGAAAATTCAGAAATCAT TGTTAAACTTGTCAATGGCAAAGAGATCTGCTTAAACCCCAAGGAAAAGTGGGTGCAGAAGGTTGTACAGATATTTTTGAAGAG agcTGAGAAGAAAGATccatga